One Perognathus longimembris pacificus isolate PPM17 chromosome 13, ASM2315922v1, whole genome shotgun sequence genomic window, AATGTACTAAACTCAGAAAGTTTCTATCAGTCGCCCAAACCAGGTAAGATTCcctattaatattttcaaataccAAAGACTTAGCATAAAGAATGTTCATATTGTCTGTTGATGGAAGCAATGAAATCCTTCTCCATCTGCAGATCCGAAATCTGTAAGCCATGGAGAGAGGCAACCACACTGTAACTGAGTTCATCCTGCTGGGCTTCACAACAGACCCTGCCATGCAGCTGgtcctcttcatcctcttccttgGAGTGTACTCCGCAACCTTGCTGGGAAACACCACCCTTATCGTGCTGATCTGCAATGACTCCCGCCTGCACACACCCATGTATTTCTTCATTGGAAACCTCTCTTTTCTGGATCTCTGGTATTCTTCTGTCTATACACCAAAGATTCTCCTGACTTGTATTTCTGAAGATAAGAGCATCTCCTTTGCTGGCTGTCTATCTCAGTTCTTCTTTTCTGCCGGCCTAGCTTACAGTGAGTGCTACCTGCTTGCCACTATGgcttatgaccgctatgtggctaTTTCCAAGCCTTTGCTTTATGCTCAGGTCATGTCAAGGAGCTTGTGCATCTGTTTGGTTCTATATTCCTACACAGGGGGGTTTGTCAATGCAATCATCTTAACCAGCAACACATTCACATTGGATTTTTGTGCTGGCAATGTGATCgatgactttttctgtgatgtcCCACCTCTGGTCAAGCTAGCATGCAATGTGAATGACAGCTACCAATCAGTTCTCTACTTTCTCCTGGCCTCCAATGTCATAGTACCTACACTGCTCATCCTAGCCTCCTACCTCTTCATTATCGCCGCCATCTTGAGGATCCGCTCCACTCAGGGCCGCCtcaaggccttctccacctgctcctcccacCTCATCTCTGTCACCTTGTACTATGGCTCCATTCTCTATATCTACTCTAGGCCAAGTTCCAGCTACTCCCTTGAGAGGGACAAAGTGGTTTCTACCTTTTACACTGTGTTGTTCCCCATGTTGAACCCCATGATCTACAGTCTGAGAAATAAAGACGTGAAAGAAGCCCTGAGAAAACTCTTCAAGCTCGCTCAGCCTGAAGCCTAGATCCATTCACTGACCTTTCTGAAGAGCAGTGCTAAGTGATAAAATGCTACTCAAGGGAAGGTGCATGTCTGTCTTTCAAAAATTAAACTCCATGAAGGAAAATTTAGCCTAAAAAAATTGTgttatcttctttgtttttgtttagacATTAGACCATGACCCCTATTATTAACCATAAGATCAGTTCCATTTTTCAAAGCACTACTGGGGTTTAATGCAAAAATAGTAAATACAGTAGGTTTCTCAAAAGATTCAGtattcttttgttctctctcacCATGTTGAAGAAGTTATATTCCCTACAAATTTATTCTGATGTAGATGTGAATCTGAGTTATTGTTGGCATTTAGGGAATGTATCCTAAATTGTGGTTGCTCCCTGGGCCTCCTCATTCACAGAGGAATGTAGAATGTCAAGATTGCATCTattagaagaaagaggaaagtgaAGTGCAGGTAAACCACAGCACCTAAGAGGAAATAAGAGAGAACTGCTGCTagcacaaagagctcagtgacCAGAATTACTAGTATGATATTTATTTCTAATCTTAATGACATTTTAGTGATATCCTTTCATCAATTCAAATATAACTGTTCAGTAATATAATTCTGTCTTCTGAGCTATCAACTTCTCATTTGTAAACTTTAGTAATATTCCTTCACTTAGGCTCTTGTAAATGGTACTGCAATGAAACCTGCCATGTGCTCTCAATGATTTCccaagttgttttcattttatttttctgtagttAAATCATTCTGTTGGAACCATACTACTAGCATTGGGCTGAGGAATGACATAACTCTTTTGAACATAGACTGAAAAATTTACCCAAAACATTGTCAGAGTTCTCCCAAAGCAATATTCCAAACCATCGACAGTGTGGGCCTGTTGGGCTTCCAAGAAAGAATTGCTAAATAACTGGCTAATCAGTGCATCGCATTTATCCAAGGACCTGACACACAATGGTTTGTAGTTAAGGAGTAACAAGATAAGAAATGATCTACCAAGATGAGATGCGCTAATCTACCACTGGGGAAGTGAGTTCCTAAGTTCCTATGAATGTTAAAGGTTTGTGATTTCAAGGCTAGGGCTGGATTCTTTGTGTTTAGCAACATGTATTGTCATTTATTGTCCCAGGATACAGTCTAAATAATTTTGATTATGCTCATTGAAGTTTCTGGATTGGGGTCAAAATTACAAGAAAAATTAGGCTCTAGTTATTTCATTTTGTCATTCTTCATCAGGAAAAATGGAAAACGCAGGGTCATGTGAGTAGACTTGGAGGTTGCCTATTTCTATGCTTCCTATTGTTAGATATTATCAACCCAGGTAACATTGACTTAAGCCAGTCAGAAGATTTCTTTCTGGAGTACACTCTTCCTTTCTTAGAACATACTCTCCAGGGAGATATACACcctaaaaacaaatatttatttatggttTAATAACAGATTCAGttgttgctattttgttttgtaatcTAAACAATGACAGAACATATCACTTAATATTATATTGATGTAGAAGGCATGGATTTACAAAGATAGATTTATTTACTCAGTTGGAATAAATTAGAGGCAACACCTCTTTCAAGAGAAATGTTTATAAGACATTGAAAACATAAAGTCCAAGATTTctaaaaatcttcaaaaatattccaaatcTACCCCTCAGCCAGTCACATTAACTCATCAAACTTGAGATCAAAagtgtatgatttcttttttcctccatgaCTTCTGTCTAAAAACATAATGAATTTCATGAAAAAGAAATCTGGTTCTTTAAAGAGGGGTAATATAATGTATTGAAGCCCCTTTGCAACAGCCTTAAAATGGATCATATCACAACAAAATATGAATAGCCAAAAGATCTTATTATCTCAATATCTCATTATTTACAAAATCACTtgtttaaatgaaatgaaatacaaaagTCTTTGCAAGCATATTAACCCCTCAGTTCTTGGATAAAGATAATAACAGGATTCATCAAAACCAATAGCCATCAAGATTGTGGTCGTATGGTTTGTGTCGCTTTCCTGAAGGCCTCCTTGACATCCTTGTTTCTCAGGCTGTAGATAAGAGGGTTGAGCAGTGGGTTGATCACAGTGTAGAACAGAGCAGCCATTTTGTCCTTTTCCAGGGAATAGGTGGAACTgggccttgaatacatgaagagCAAAGATCCATAGAAGAGGGTGACCGAGATGAGGTGGGAGGCACAGGTGGAGAAAGCTTTACGTCTTCCTGAGGCTGAGCGGATTCTCAGGATGGCCAGCAGGATGTTGAAATAAGAAATGAAGATAGCAAGAATGCTAGAGAGCACTGTGAAGCCCACCACACCCAAGAGGACTTGTTCATACACTCGTGTGTCTGTACAGGACATTTTTACCAATGGTGGCGCGTCACAGAAAAAATGGTCAATGATATTTTTCCCACAGAAACTCAGCCGGAAAGTGTTGGCAGTATGGGCAATGGCATTCAAAAATCCTCCTATGTAGGAGCCTGCAACCAGCCTGGTACAGAGAGAAACTGACATGGTGGCTGAATAAAGTAATGGGCTGCAAATGGCTACATAGCGGTCATAGGACATGGCTGCCAGGAGATAGCACTCAGTGTAGGCTACAACACAGGAGAAGAACAATTGGGCCCCACATCCAGCCAAGGAGATGCGTTTATCTTCTGAAACACAACTGGCTAGAATTTTGGGGGTATACACAGATGTATACCAGAAATCTAAAAATGATAGACTTCCAATGAAAAAGTACATAGGCGTATGCAGCCGGGCATCAAACCGGATCAGTATAACCAGAGTCATATTCCCTGACAAGGTCAACAGGTAGATaactaaaaatattccaaataggATCAGCTGCCAGTGAGGATCTGTGGAGAAGCCCAGCAGGATGAACTCAGTCAGGATGGTGCGATTTCCCACCTCCATGGCCACTGAAGGCAAAGCCTGATCATCATTAGGAGAATAAAAACCACTTCGTGATTTTACAGTTGAAACAATGTAAGTATATTTCAATTAAACCAACAGCATCTAAGAAGTGTGTGTGATCTTATTTCTTACCATATACAATTATTAGATCTTTAGTCAATGTCTTTGAAAGGCTGTAGGAATTGGAGTTAAAATAGATTTACTTAGCATTATTCTAAGGCAAGTTCTcataagatagaaaagaaaaatgaatgtcagGATGGTTACTGAAAACACAGCAtcaaattttcatatatatatatgaacttttACCTACTTGTAGTTCTTCTCTTCTTTAAATGCATTAGCCATTTAAAAATGATGTCAATACATTTCCATAAGTTACTAAAAAGTTCTTGTGTGAAAAGAATTATTTggaagacttccaggaagatggtggaggagcagcaaagccctagctaagctcccttcaACATCCcaattttaccactccagagaaagacagcccaagtcagttataacagtatagggattctggccagaaaggaaaaattgactttactggcctgaaaacagatttgagctccaggcagcatcccACTGCCATGCCAGTGTTGGCACTTGCACAGCACCAGGTActctgtgcacctaaagcacacagcggcgacctggaagaaatcctccagatgccagcagacagatgtggattgcaggctgagcatgaaCAGGCtgaaaatcgcagagaaagcatgactaCCCCATGAAAgtcattctcactcgcacccacagagcagcatctggaggGTATCTCTTCCCCAACCACCAGAGCTAGGCCCCATCTTTGGCTCTGGCATAGACCGGGTCAGagaagactggaactaaagtgggccaggggaaagtgaggatgaaggggccatctttgaaaagggcaagagtaactgaatggTGAAagtcagctccacccaggagaacatcccccgccccacaccccccccccccgggccgcagctcacagactcaggtaaactcagccagaggtgcccaccCCTCCACACCCTGTCCCACTGACCCTGTGGCTGCCAACTCtccagcagctggaatttctaaaatcaaaccaaaagcttCAAGCAGCTACTAGCAGCACAGAACAATCAAatgggagagtaaacagttctcGAGACAGATAAACCGCCCCatacagaggacacccaattcCCACCAAGGAAAAGGTCgtcccacccaggagggaggaacctcccctggGGCAAGCAGCTCCCAGCCAGGAAAACAAGGCctgaggcgccccaccctgctgagtccacagcctattcatagccaggtGTTAAATGCAGCAGcaaggatacaaacaagtccccgcTGGCCAACCAGCGggagccagcacaaagccaagccaaggatGCCACCTACAGACCCCTGAAAGGAGTTACAGGAGGGAATCAAGAATCCATAACTTTTTCATcccagatgcgtaaatcacaaagaaatattacacactttatgaaaggtcaagccaactcgccagctccaaaaaccaGTACAACcaaaaggagatggagaataaaaaacactggaagctaagatagcagaaatgttcaaaagcctcaggaattaattaaaaaaacaattccaggaatttagaatggaattctcaaaggatcttcaggaagtcaagaaagaaatggaggcaaaaatagatacagtccactccccttttaaagaagaccttaacatcctgaaaaacaaaatgcatgaaaaaatggaatcaaaatacAACTCATTGAAAGAAGAAACTACCAccatgagagctgatctggcaaccataaacagctcacttgcctcaatgcaaaccacactggaagccacatcacaaagaattgaatctcaagtctctcttttggatgataattcagctgataaggaccagaagattatcgcactccaagaaactgtcaaactccagggcagactaatccaggagatagtagacagggagaagagatataatcttcaTATAATTAGAATACATGAAGGAGAGGACtatcagagcagaggtatacaacacatattcaatagaatcattacagagaatttccccaatctcaaaaggtaaaacctcacccaaataacagaagcatgtAGAACACCTAGCAGACAAGGCCCTAGAAGAAACACtcccagacacatcatagtcaaggcctcagattttaacaacaaggaacatattcagaatgcagtcaaaacaaagaaagaactttactacaatggaaaaatgatcaaaatcatgccagacctctccacacaaacttacaatggatgaagagcctggaagaacaccatccaagtcctgcaggtcaacaactgccaacccagacttaGATACCCAGAAAAATTGGAAATTACtttcaagggaaaaaataaatctttctatagcaaagagaaactaaagggATATGTAAACAAAAAACCTGCCTTACAGAGTATTCTAAGAGGAGAaaaccacccaacagaaaatgtacaggacctccaaacagaaacagaaagaaactacaatagccagagcccaatagGAAAAATAGctcaataaaaacaagaaagaaaggaaagaaaagaagcaaaacacagcctaacaggaaaatggaagggaaaaacagacacctatccatgatctgtttaaatataaatggattgagctctccaataaaaaggaaaagattggcaGAGTGGATTCTCAGACAAAATATAGATGTGTTGTCTTCAACACATCTTAcggcaaaggacaaaaacagactcaaaatgaaaggatggagcaagatcttccaagcaaacgcacataccaaaacggcaggggtagccatcctgattttaGACAacctagacttctcattaaaatcagttcaaaaagataaagaaggacactatatatcaatacaaggaaaaatccagtaACAAGACATCACCATGATAAATtcatactcaccgaacaaaagaggccctaaatatgtcaagcaaattttttcagaactacagaacaagatagacccaaatacaatcatagtgggagattttaatgctccactctccaagagacagatccaaaacacagaggattagcaagggagctgaagacctaagtaacaccatacccCACACAGATCtaacagatctgtacagagttttccaCTCTATGGAGACTCAATACACATtctcctcagcagcacatggaacatactCCCAAACAGATcatatcatagtccacacaaagaacctcagcaaatacaagaatattgacattatcccatatATCCTATCAGATCTCAGTGGAATCATggtagccctcaataacaaaggataccacagaaacaacacaaatacttggaggctaaattcctcactgttatctaacttTTGGGTCACACAGCAAATTAAGGACGAAATTAAAGAGTTCATAAgtgacaatgacaatgaaaatacatcacaaagaaacctatgggatacagctaaggcagtgctaaggggcaagatcattgccttcagtgcacacattaaaagaatggaatcagaatgggtaaataacctcatgatgcagttaaaaggactggagaaacaagaaaaatcgAATCCAAAAcgagtaggaggagagaga contains:
- the LOC125362567 gene encoding olfactory receptor 1013-like, with the protein product MERGNHTVTEFILLGFTTDPAMQLVLFILFLGVYSATLLGNTTLIVLICNDSRLHTPMYFFIGNLSFLDLWYSSVYTPKILLTCISEDKSISFAGCLSQFFFSAGLAYSECYLLATMAYDRYVAISKPLLYAQVMSRSLCICLVLYSYTGGFVNAIILTSNTFTLDFCAGNVIDDFFCDVPPLVKLACNVNDSYQSVLYFLLASNVIVPTLLILASYLFIIAAILRIRSTQGRLKAFSTCSSHLISVTLYYGSILYIYSRPSSSYSLERDKVVSTFYTVLFPMLNPMIYSLRNKDVKEALRKLFKLAQPEA
- the LOC125362080 gene encoding olfactory receptor 9G4, producing MEVGNRTILTEFILLGFSTDPHWQLILFGIFLVIYLLTLSGNMTLVILIRFDARLHTPMYFFIGSLSFLDFWYTSVYTPKILASCVSEDKRISLAGCGAQLFFSCVVAYTECYLLAAMSYDRYVAICSPLLYSATMSVSLCTRLVAGSYIGGFLNAIAHTANTFRLSFCGKNIIDHFFCDAPPLVKMSCTDTRVYEQVLLGVVGFTVLSSILAIFISYFNILLAILRIRSASGRRKAFSTCASHLISVTLFYGSLLFMYSRPSSTYSLEKDKMAALFYTVINPLLNPLIYSLRNKDVKEAFRKATQTIRPQS